A single window of Undibacterium sp. 5I1 DNA harbors:
- a CDS encoding ABC transporter ATP-binding protein: MMFNTKKGSFHALRDINLKVRKGEFITLIGHSGCGKSTLLNLIAGLTVATSGTLLCAHREISGPSPERGVVFQNHSLLPWLTCYENIYLAVERVFGAAENKTKLQKRTMQALALVGLTHAEKKRPNEISGGMKQRVGIARALAIEPKVLLMDEPFGALDALTRAHLQDELLKIVAKTQSTVVMVTHDVDEAVLLSDRIVMMTNGPAATIGEILSVKLDRPRERVELSQNPQYAEYRSAVLEFLYHRQSHPSKDAA, encoded by the coding sequence ATGATGTTCAATACCAAAAAAGGTAGTTTCCATGCGCTGCGTGACATTAATCTCAAAGTCCGCAAAGGCGAATTTATTACCCTGATTGGTCACTCTGGTTGCGGTAAATCCACTTTGCTCAATTTGATTGCTGGTTTAACTGTCGCCACATCCGGTACTTTGCTTTGTGCACACAGAGAAATTTCTGGGCCTTCACCAGAGCGTGGGGTGGTATTTCAAAACCATTCTTTGCTCCCTTGGTTGACCTGCTATGAAAATATTTATCTGGCAGTCGAGCGGGTTTTTGGCGCAGCCGAAAATAAAACCAAACTACAAAAACGCACCATGCAAGCACTGGCACTGGTTGGTTTAACCCATGCAGAAAAAAAGCGTCCGAATGAAATCTCCGGCGGGATGAAGCAACGCGTCGGTATCGCCCGCGCCCTCGCCATCGAGCCCAAAGTTTTACTGATGGATGAGCCTTTCGGCGCACTCGATGCACTCACCCGCGCCCACTTACAAGACGAACTGTTGAAGATTGTCGCCAAAACCCAATCCACGGTCGTGATGGTGACGCATGATGTGGACGAGGCAGTCTTGCTGTCTGATCGTATCGTGATGATGACCAACGGTCCGGCAGCGACCATTGGTGAAATTCTCAGTGTGAAATTAGACCGGCCACGCGAACGGGTAGAGCTATCGCAAAATCCGCAGTACGCCGAATATCGCAGTGCCGTGTTGGAGTTTTTGTATCACAGGCAATCGCATCCATCAAAAGATGCAGCTTAA
- the nirD gene encoding nitrite reductase small subunit NirD, with protein sequence MSQQWKPICKVDDIPVLGARIVTRSAKPDVAIFRNSENKVFALLDKCPHKGGPLSQGIVFGEKVACPLHNWNIELQTGCAVSPDEGCTQKFSIKVENEQIFLDADELKSLGLDVAGATSLVTT encoded by the coding sequence ATGTCTCAACAATGGAAACCGATTTGCAAAGTCGATGACATTCCAGTTTTAGGCGCCCGCATCGTCACCCGCAGCGCCAAACCGGACGTCGCCATTTTTCGTAATAGCGAGAATAAAGTATTTGCGCTGCTGGACAAGTGCCCGCATAAAGGCGGGCCACTTTCTCAGGGCATCGTCTTCGGTGAGAAAGTTGCATGCCCGCTGCATAACTGGAATATCGAATTGCAGACGGGTTGTGCGGTGTCTCCCGATGAAGGATGTACGCAAAAATTTAGTATCAAGGTGGAGAATGAGCAGATTTTTTTAGATGCTGACGAGCTGAAAAGTCTAGGGCTGGATGTAGCTGGAGCAACGAGTTTAGTCACTACGTGA
- a CDS encoding cache domain-containing protein encodes MIKKFASSTITLVAASFFLLLNSASAAEHGTATEAKAMVQKVIAAMKKTSVDATVAEINKRDGQYSDKDLYVVVYDMAGKNLAHLNPKMVGKDMIELKDEDGKSFIKDRIEIAKKKGSGWQDYRFLNPISKQIESKSMYVEKYENVIIGCGIYK; translated from the coding sequence ATGATTAAGAAATTTGCTTCGTCCACAATCACCTTAGTTGCAGCCTCTTTTTTTCTACTATTGAACTCAGCCTCTGCTGCGGAGCATGGTACTGCAACAGAAGCAAAAGCGATGGTGCAAAAGGTGATTGCAGCGATGAAAAAAACCAGCGTTGACGCCACCGTTGCAGAAATCAATAAGCGTGATGGGCAGTATTCAGACAAAGATCTCTATGTCGTCGTCTACGATATGGCGGGAAAAAATTTGGCGCACTTGAATCCTAAAATGGTCGGGAAAGACATGATAGAACTCAAGGACGAAGATGGAAAATCCTTCATTAAGGACAGGATTGAGATCGCTAAGAAAAAGGGCAGCGGATGGCAAGACTACCGATTCTTGAATCCTATTAGTAAACAAATAGAATCTAAGTCGATGTATGTCGAAAAATACGAAAACGTCATCATCGGTTGTGGTATCTACAAATAA
- the xerD gene encoding site-specific tyrosine recombinase XerD: MVLPAQIQEQIDQFCDTLWLEDGLAKNSLEAYRRDLRFFAEWLYSKHQKHLYQADDNHISSYVAQKYMVSKATSANRRVTVLKRFYQLAFRQNLVSTNPCTRLKSAKQATRLPHTLSEAQVVALLQAPDDSTTYGLRDRTMLEVLYACGLRVTELVSLRSIEVSLNDGVLRITGKGNKTRLVPFGEVARLWIERYLSEARAQILNEQVDDALFVTARGGAMTRQMFWILIKKYAAQAGILAPLSPHTLRHAFATHLLNHGADLRVVQLLLGHSDISTTQIYTHVAKERLKKLHALHHPRG; this comes from the coding sequence ATCGTTTTGCCTGCACAAATACAAGAACAAATCGATCAGTTTTGCGACACTCTCTGGTTGGAAGATGGTCTCGCGAAAAATTCTTTAGAAGCCTATCGACGCGATCTGCGTTTTTTTGCCGAGTGGTTATACAGTAAGCATCAAAAGCATTTGTACCAGGCAGACGACAATCATATTTCAAGCTATGTCGCGCAGAAATACATGGTGTCGAAGGCGACTTCTGCCAACCGCCGAGTCACTGTTCTGAAACGTTTTTATCAACTTGCGTTTCGCCAAAATCTAGTCAGCACGAATCCCTGTACCCGTCTTAAATCGGCTAAACAAGCGACCCGTTTGCCACATACTTTAAGCGAGGCACAGGTAGTTGCTTTGTTGCAAGCGCCAGACGATAGCACCACCTATGGTTTGCGCGACCGGACGATGCTGGAAGTCTTATATGCCTGTGGTTTGCGCGTGACAGAGCTGGTGTCCTTACGATCTATCGAGGTGAGCTTAAATGACGGCGTATTGCGCATCACCGGCAAAGGCAATAAAACCAGATTAGTGCCATTTGGAGAAGTCGCCAGACTGTGGATAGAACGTTATCTCAGCGAAGCCAGAGCCCAAATCCTTAACGAGCAAGTAGACGATGCGTTGTTCGTCACCGCCCGCGGTGGCGCAATGACACGCCAGATGTTTTGGATACTGATCAAAAAATACGCAGCGCAAGCGGGCATACTGGCACCCTTATCCCCACACACTTTACGTCACGCATTCGCCACCCATCTGCTCAACCATGGCGCCGATTTGAGGGTTGTACAATTGCTGCTGGGGCATTCGGATATCTCAACTACCCAAATTTATACGCATGTAGCGAAAGAGCGTTTGAAGAAGCTGCATGCGTTGCATCATCCACGGGGATAA
- the plsY gene encoding glycerol-3-phosphate 1-O-acyltransferase PlsY, whose protein sequence is MPTLLAVIAAYLIGSVSFAVVVSHAFGLADPRTYGSKNPGATNVLRSGNKAAAILTLLGDGFKGWLAVWLAIKLGPSFGLDDNAVALVAIAVFIGHLWPVFFKFVGGKGVATALGVLLALNPWLGLATLATWVIIAFAFRYSSLAALIASVFAPFYCFLMFGLNIKLAAVVVMSALLVYRHYQNILNLINGKESRLGSKKT, encoded by the coding sequence ATGCCTACTTTGCTCGCGGTGATTGCCGCTTACCTTATCGGATCCGTGTCGTTTGCGGTGGTTGTCAGTCATGCGTTTGGGCTTGCTGATCCTCGTACTTATGGATCAAAAAATCCCGGTGCTACTAATGTGCTGCGCAGCGGTAATAAGGCCGCGGCAATTTTGACTTTATTGGGTGATGGATTTAAAGGTTGGTTAGCCGTTTGGTTGGCGATCAAACTGGGGCCGTCATTTGGATTGGATGATAACGCGGTTGCGCTGGTCGCAATTGCGGTTTTCATCGGACACCTTTGGCCGGTATTTTTTAAATTTGTCGGTGGCAAAGGTGTGGCAACAGCGTTGGGTGTGTTGCTGGCGCTGAATCCTTGGTTGGGTCTGGCGACTTTGGCGACCTGGGTAATTATCGCGTTTGCGTTCCGGTATTCGTCCCTTGCGGCTTTAATTGCCTCAGTGTTTGCACCGTTTTATTGTTTCTTGATGTTTGGCTTGAATATCAAACTTGCTGCTGTTGTAGTGATGAGCGCTTTATTGGTGTACCGTCACTATCAAAATATCCTGAATTTGATTAACGGTAAAGAAAGTCGCCTAGGTAGTAAAAAGACCTGA
- the nirB gene encoding nitrite reductase large subunit NirB, with product MKKLKLVMVGNGMAGVRTLEELLKIAPDLYDITVFGAEPYANYNRILLSPVLAGEQTIQDIMLNDVDWYEQNNITLHLGKKIVKIDRVKRLVIAEDGTQTEYDRLLLATGSTPFMLPVPGKDLKGVIAYRDIHDTNTMIEAATQHQHAVVIGGGLLGLEAANGLKLRGMDVSVVHLPGWLMDRQLDPVAGGMLRKSLEDRGLNFLLEKNTEAIIGDEHGHAKAIRFSDGLEIPAQLIVMAVGIRPNTALAESAGIYCNRGIIVNDTMQTYDPRIYSVGECVNHRGTVYGLVAPLFEMAKVCATHLANFGIGRYQGSVTSTKLKVTGIDLFSAGEFMGGKDTEEIILSDPIGGVYKKLVLKDDKLIGACLYGDTVDGSWYFSLLREGKNISEIRDTLMFGESNTGRPGDVGHEGFTKAAAMPDTAEVCGCNGVCKGAIVKAIKEKGLFTLEDVRKHTKASASCGSCTGLVEQIIMFTAGGDYSKPNKAKAMCSCTDHTHQEVRDAIKKEKLLTVISTMQTMAWRTPNGCSSCRPAINYYLISTWPREAIDDPQSRYINERSHANIQKDGTYSVIPRMWGGETNARDLRRIADVVDKFNIPTVKVTGGQRIDLLGVKKEDLREVWHDLGMPSGLAYAKGLRTVKTCVGSEWCRFGTQNSTLMGQQLERELALMYSPHKVKLAVSGCPRNCAEAGIKDVGVIGVDSGWEIYVGGNGGIKTEVAQFLVKLKTHEEVMEYSGAFLQLYREEGWYLERTVHYIARVGLDHVKQAVLEDEERRKDLYQRLLFSLEGESDPWHEPEKAQVDTRQFEMLSAS from the coding sequence ATGAAAAAGCTTAAGTTGGTGATGGTAGGCAACGGTATGGCCGGCGTCCGCACCCTAGAAGAATTACTGAAGATCGCACCTGATCTGTATGACATTACCGTATTCGGCGCAGAGCCGTATGCCAATTACAACCGGATATTATTGTCCCCCGTTCTGGCAGGTGAACAGACGATACAAGACATCATGCTCAATGATGTGGACTGGTACGAGCAAAACAATATCACTCTGCATCTGGGTAAAAAGATCGTCAAGATTGATCGGGTAAAACGTCTGGTGATTGCCGAGGATGGTACTCAGACCGAATACGATCGCTTATTACTGGCAACTGGCTCCACGCCATTTATGTTGCCAGTGCCGGGCAAAGATTTAAAAGGAGTGATTGCCTATCGTGACATCCACGACACTAACACCATGATAGAGGCGGCGACCCAGCATCAACATGCGGTAGTGATCGGCGGCGGCTTGCTGGGATTAGAAGCGGCGAATGGTCTGAAGTTGCGCGGCATGGATGTCTCCGTTGTGCATTTGCCAGGTTGGTTGATGGACAGACAATTAGATCCAGTCGCCGGTGGCATGCTAAGAAAATCACTGGAAGATCGCGGCCTCAACTTCTTATTAGAAAAAAATACAGAAGCGATTATCGGCGACGAACATGGTCACGCCAAAGCGATTCGCTTCTCGGATGGTCTAGAAATTCCCGCACAGTTGATTGTGATGGCAGTTGGGATTCGCCCCAACACCGCATTAGCAGAATCCGCAGGTATTTATTGCAACCGGGGCATCATCGTCAATGACACCATGCAAACCTACGATCCAAGGATTTATTCCGTCGGTGAATGTGTCAATCATCGCGGTACGGTGTACGGTTTAGTTGCACCTCTGTTTGAAATGGCCAAAGTATGTGCGACGCATTTAGCCAACTTTGGCATTGGTCGTTATCAGGGGTCCGTCACCTCTACCAAACTCAAAGTCACTGGCATTGATTTGTTTTCTGCTGGTGAATTTATGGGTGGCAAAGATACCGAAGAAATTATTTTGTCCGACCCGATAGGTGGCGTTTACAAAAAACTAGTGCTTAAAGATGACAAGCTGATTGGCGCTTGCCTCTACGGTGATACGGTGGACGGTAGCTGGTATTTTTCTTTGCTACGCGAAGGTAAAAACATCTCTGAAATTCGTGACACGCTGATGTTTGGCGAATCCAATACCGGTCGTCCTGGCGATGTCGGACATGAAGGTTTTACCAAAGCAGCTGCGATGCCAGATACCGCCGAGGTCTGCGGTTGCAATGGTGTGTGCAAAGGTGCGATCGTTAAAGCGATTAAAGAGAAGGGCTTGTTTACGCTGGAAGATGTGCGCAAACATACCAAGGCATCAGCCTCTTGCGGCTCATGCACGGGATTGGTGGAGCAGATCATTATGTTCACTGCGGGTGGCGATTATTCCAAACCGAATAAAGCCAAAGCCATGTGTAGCTGCACCGATCATACGCATCAGGAAGTCCGTGATGCGATCAAAAAAGAGAAGCTATTGACGGTAATCTCCACCATGCAAACCATGGCATGGCGCACACCAAACGGCTGTTCATCTTGTCGGCCTGCGATCAATTATTATTTGATTTCTACATGGCCGCGTGAGGCGATCGACGATCCGCAATCGCGCTACATCAACGAACGTTCGCACGCCAATATTCAAAAAGATGGCACCTATTCTGTCATTCCGCGTATGTGGGGTGGCGAGACCAATGCCCGCGACTTGCGCCGGATCGCCGACGTCGTTGATAAATTTAATATCCCGACGGTGAAGGTGACGGGCGGTCAACGGATCGATTTACTTGGCGTGAAAAAAGAAGATCTGCGTGAAGTCTGGCACGACTTGGGAATGCCATCTGGCTTGGCCTACGCCAAGGGTTTGCGGACGGTGAAGACTTGTGTCGGTAGCGAATGGTGTCGCTTCGGTACGCAAAACTCGACCTTGATGGGACAACAATTGGAGCGTGAACTGGCGCTGATGTATTCGCCTCATAAAGTCAAACTGGCGGTGTCAGGTTGTCCGCGTAATTGCGCCGAGGCAGGTATCAAAGACGTCGGTGTGATTGGTGTAGATTCGGGCTGGGAGATTTATGTCGGTGGCAACGGAGGTATCAAAACCGAGGTTGCACAATTTCTGGTGAAACTTAAAACGCATGAAGAAGTGATGGAATATTCCGGCGCGTTTTTGCAATTGTACCGTGAAGAAGGTTGGTATTTGGAGCGCACCGTGCATTACATCGCCCGTGTCGGTCTCGATCATGTCAAACAAGCCGTGTTGGAAGATGAAGAGCGTCGTAAGGATTTATATCAGCGCTTGCTGTTTTCTCTGGAAGGCGAATCCGATCCTTGGCATGAACCAGAAAAAGCGCAAGTCGATACGCGGCAGTTTGAAATGTTATCTGCGTCCTGA
- a CDS encoding methylated-DNA--[protein]-cysteine S-methyltransferase, whose amino-acid sequence MQDDRETGLFSAIVHAPFGAIGIRTESQMICELVYLPPRFAEKSATDKTADNAAQEITRYFAQADFKFNLPLKPVGSPFQTKVWQAISSIPRGEIRTYGQIAKHIQSAPRAVGQACGANWYPLIIPCHRVTAAGGLGGFAHHDDETGFHLGVKRWLLAHEGVSDTFTKSTQETLWK is encoded by the coding sequence ATGCAAGACGACAGAGAAACCGGATTATTCTCCGCTATTGTGCATGCTCCGTTCGGCGCAATCGGCATTCGTACCGAGTCGCAGATGATCTGCGAACTGGTCTATCTCCCACCTCGCTTCGCAGAAAAATCGGCGACCGATAAGACCGCAGATAATGCCGCACAGGAAATTACCCGTTATTTTGCACAAGCCGATTTTAAATTTAATCTTCCCCTAAAACCTGTTGGTAGTCCGTTTCAGACTAAGGTCTGGCAAGCAATATCAAGCATTCCACGTGGTGAGATCAGAACTTATGGTCAGATTGCGAAACATATCCAATCAGCACCGCGCGCCGTTGGACAAGCTTGCGGTGCGAACTGGTATCCTTTGATTATTCCATGCCATCGGGTGACTGCCGCAGGTGGTTTGGGAGGCTTTGCACACCATGATGATGAGACAGGATTCCATCTGGGTGTAAAGCGCTGGTTGCTGGCACATGAGGGCGTGTCAGATACCTTTACCAAATCAACTCAGGAGACTTTGTGGAAGTGA
- the ntrB gene encoding nitrate ABC transporter permease, with protein sequence MSTLVQGVNGVVSDTTNVEQVSTAKFADEVKEVTAMPSIENTGSKEKPEKKASKQRSMRPFFLSVLPPLLGIGFLVLVWEIIAFKTTSFPSPWVTLQEAIHLFSDPFYRNGPNDQGIGWNIYASLKRVALGFGLAAVVGIPLGFMIGRFRFLSGMFNPIISLLKPVSPLAWLPIGLLVFKSADPAAIWSIFICSIWPMIINTAIGVQRVPQDYMNVARVLNLSEWKIITKILFPSVLPYMLTGVRLAIGTAWLVIVAAEMLTGGVGIGFWVWDEWNNLNVPHIIIAIVVIGLVGLVLEQILVAIARAFTYEEVSS encoded by the coding sequence ATGAGCACACTGGTCCAGGGCGTTAATGGTGTTGTGAGCGATACGACAAACGTAGAGCAAGTATCCACCGCAAAGTTTGCTGATGAAGTAAAAGAGGTTACCGCCATGCCGAGCATAGAAAATACAGGGAGCAAAGAAAAACCTGAAAAGAAGGCCTCAAAACAACGCTCCATGCGGCCATTTTTTCTCAGTGTTTTGCCACCATTACTTGGTATTGGTTTTTTAGTGCTGGTATGGGAAATCATCGCATTTAAAACGACCTCCTTCCCATCCCCATGGGTCACTTTGCAAGAGGCTATCCATCTTTTTTCAGACCCGTTTTATCGCAACGGACCAAACGATCAAGGCATAGGTTGGAATATTTATGCGTCCCTCAAACGCGTCGCTCTAGGCTTTGGTCTGGCGGCCGTCGTCGGCATACCGTTGGGTTTTATGATCGGCCGATTCCGGTTTTTATCGGGCATGTTTAATCCTATCATCAGCTTGTTAAAACCGGTCTCACCTTTGGCATGGTTGCCTATCGGTTTGCTGGTATTTAAGTCGGCTGACCCTGCTGCAATCTGGTCTATTTTTATCTGCTCCATCTGGCCGATGATTATCAACACGGCGATTGGTGTACAGCGAGTACCACAAGATTATATGAACGTAGCGCGGGTACTTAACTTATCTGAATGGAAGATTATCACCAAGATTTTATTCCCCTCGGTATTGCCCTATATGTTGACAGGTGTGCGTCTTGCGATTGGTACTGCCTGGCTCGTCATTGTTGCAGCAGAGATGTTGACTGGCGGCGTCGGTATCGGATTCTGGGTCTGGGATGAATGGAATAATCTCAACGTTCCCCACATCATCATTGCGATTGTTGTGATTGGTTTAGTCGGTTTGGTTTTGGAACAAATTTTAGTCGCTATTGCTCGTGCTTTCACTTATGAAGAGGTATCGTCATGA
- the ybaK gene encoding Cys-tRNA(Pro) deacylase → MAKKEHVSETQATQFLRKHKAVFSEHPYAYEEHGGTAVSARELGVDEHAVVKTLVMQDDAAKPLIVLMHGDCKVSTKNLARQIGCKSVEPCKPEIAQKHSGYLVGGTSPFATKKQMPVYVEQGILTLEKIYINGGRRGYLVGIAPQLLVELLQAISVQCALED, encoded by the coding sequence TTGGCAAAAAAAGAACACGTATCCGAGACGCAGGCCACGCAGTTCCTGCGCAAACACAAGGCGGTTTTTTCTGAACACCCCTATGCCTATGAGGAGCATGGCGGTACCGCTGTATCTGCACGCGAATTGGGTGTTGATGAGCATGCGGTCGTCAAAACCTTGGTCATGCAAGACGACGCCGCTAAGCCTTTGATTGTGCTTATGCATGGCGACTGCAAGGTATCGACCAAAAATCTGGCGCGTCAGATCGGCTGCAAGTCAGTTGAACCCTGTAAGCCAGAGATTGCGCAAAAGCATTCAGGCTATCTGGTCGGAGGCACTTCTCCATTTGCTACAAAAAAGCAGATGCCTGTGTATGTAGAGCAGGGTATATTGACGCTGGAAAAAATTTATATCAACGGCGGCCGGCGCGGGTATCTGGTGGGAATTGCACCGCAGTTATTGGTGGAGTTGTTGCAGGCGATTTCTGTGCAATGCGCGTTAGAGGATTAA
- the tsaD gene encoding tRNA (adenosine(37)-N6)-threonylcarbamoyltransferase complex transferase subunit TsaD, with protein MIVLGIESSCDETGLALYDTEHGLLSHALHSQIAMHQEYGGVVPELASRDHIRRAIPLLEEVLSDAGLSRDQIDAIAYTQGPGLAGALLVGASVACGLGLALDKPVLGIHHLEGHLLSPLLASKPPEFPFIALLVSGGHTQLMRVDGVGQYQLLGETLDDAAGEAFDKSAKLLGLTYPGGPAISRLAESGDPLAYKFPRPMLHSKDLNFSFSGLKTAVLTVVKNHPNSVNGLLGDQDKANIARGFVDALVDVLVAKCVTAMKEHGMKRLVIAGGVGANSQLRSALNAAAQKKRFQVFYPELEFCTDNGAMIAFAGAMRLKKNPALAQRDYSFNVRPRWPLHGLAAA; from the coding sequence ATGATCGTTCTTGGCATTGAATCTTCTTGTGACGAAACCGGTCTCGCTTTGTATGACACCGAGCACGGTTTATTGTCGCATGCCTTGCACTCACAAATTGCGATGCATCAAGAATACGGCGGTGTGGTGCCAGAGCTGGCATCGCGTGATCATATTCGTCGCGCCATTCCTTTGTTAGAAGAGGTGCTGAGTGATGCCGGGTTGTCACGTGACCAGATTGACGCGATTGCCTATACCCAAGGCCCTGGTCTGGCAGGTGCTTTATTAGTAGGCGCATCGGTTGCTTGCGGACTTGGCCTAGCCTTGGATAAGCCAGTCTTAGGTATACATCACCTTGAAGGACACCTGCTGTCGCCTCTATTGGCGAGTAAGCCGCCGGAATTTCCATTTATTGCTTTGCTGGTATCCGGTGGTCATACGCAATTGATGCGGGTAGATGGTGTAGGCCAGTATCAGTTATTGGGAGAAACGCTGGACGATGCCGCCGGCGAAGCTTTCGACAAATCTGCCAAGCTGCTTGGTTTAACTTATCCAGGCGGCCCTGCGATTTCGCGTTTAGCCGAATCTGGCGATCCATTGGCGTATAAATTCCCACGTCCGATGTTGCACTCCAAAGATTTAAACTTCAGTTTTTCCGGCTTGAAGACAGCCGTACTGACCGTCGTCAAAAATCACCCTAACTCGGTCAATGGATTGCTTGGTGATCAAGACAAAGCCAATATTGCACGTGGTTTTGTGGATGCTTTGGTGGATGTACTGGTAGCAAAATGCGTCACTGCGATGAAAGAGCATGGGATGAAACGGCTGGTGATTGCCGGCGGCGTCGGTGCTAACTCACAGCTACGCAGCGCACTCAATGCCGCCGCACAGAAAAAACGCTTTCAGGTTTTTTATCCAGAGCTGGAATTCTGTACCGACAACGGCGCGATGATCGCTTTTGCGGGTGCCATGAGGCTCAAAAAAAATCCCGCTCTGGCGCAGCGGGACTATAGTTTTAATGTACGGCCTCGATGGCCTTTGCATGGGCTGGCTGCGGCTTAA
- a CDS encoding CmpA/NrtA family ABC transporter substrate-binding protein: protein MMGLSTGGVWAAGSDKPEKEEVRIGFIPLTDCASVVMASVLGFDKKYGIKIIPSKESSWASVRDKLVNGELDAAHCLYGLIYGVQMGVSGTKKDMNVLMTLNNNGQAITLSKKLADKGAVDGPGLAKLMQMDKREYTFAQTFPTGTHAMWLYYWLATYGINPMKDAKVITVPPPQMVANMRVGNMDGYCVGEPWNHRAIADGIGITAATTQDIWKDHPEKVLGTTAEFVQKNPNTARAMTAAILEAGRWIDASLTNKNKMAETIADKSYVNTSVDVINQRILGRYQNGLGKTWDDPNYMKFFNDGVVNFPYLSDGMWFLTQHKRWGLLKTDPDYLAVAKAVNRIDIYKDAAAMAKVSVPKEAMRSSKLIDGTVWDGKNPAAYAAAFKIKA from the coding sequence ATGATGGGTTTATCGACAGGCGGTGTGTGGGCAGCAGGTTCCGACAAGCCGGAAAAAGAAGAAGTCCGTATTGGCTTCATCCCACTTACTGATTGCGCTTCGGTGGTCATGGCATCGGTGCTGGGCTTTGATAAAAAATACGGCATCAAAATCATACCGAGCAAAGAATCCTCCTGGGCTAGCGTACGTGACAAATTAGTCAATGGCGAACTCGATGCGGCACATTGTTTGTATGGCTTGATTTATGGCGTGCAAATGGGTGTCAGTGGTACCAAAAAAGACATGAATGTCCTCATGACCTTAAACAATAATGGTCAGGCAATCACCCTGTCCAAAAAGCTGGCAGATAAAGGCGCAGTTGATGGCCCCGGCCTCGCCAAGCTAATGCAAATGGATAAACGCGAATACACCTTCGCGCAGACTTTCCCGACCGGTACGCATGCGATGTGGTTGTATTACTGGCTAGCGACCTATGGCATCAATCCGATGAAGGATGCCAAAGTCATCACCGTACCGCCGCCGCAAATGGTTGCCAATATGCGTGTCGGCAATATGGATGGCTATTGCGTTGGCGAGCCATGGAACCATCGCGCAATTGCGGATGGCATTGGCATCACTGCTGCGACCACACAAGACATCTGGAAAGATCATCCAGAAAAAGTGTTGGGCACCACTGCTGAGTTTGTGCAAAAAAATCCGAATACTGCCAGAGCGATGACCGCCGCTATTCTAGAAGCTGGTCGCTGGATCGACGCCTCACTGACCAACAAAAATAAGATGGCAGAAACGATCGCAGATAAGTCTTATGTCAACACCTCAGTCGATGTGATCAATCAGCGTATTTTAGGTCGCTATCAAAATGGTTTGGGCAAAACCTGGGACGATCCTAACTACATGAAATTTTTTAATGATGGCGTGGTCAATTTCCCTTATCTGTCCGATGGCATGTGGTTCCTGACGCAGCATAAACGCTGGGGTTTGCTGAAGACCGATCCTGATTATCTGGCGGTTGCCAAAGCAGTGAATCGTATCGATATTTATAAAGATGCGGCGGCGATGGCAAAAGTCAGTGTGCCAAAAGAGGCGATGCGTAGTAGCAAGCTGATCGACGGCACTGTATGGGATGGGAAAAATCCAGCAGCCTATGCCGCAGCGTTCAAGATTAAAGCATAG
- a CDS encoding ANTAR domain-containing response regulator — MTNRKPTDSGATPPSLKIVVVNTVVLHEDEQDPQVQAQLARSRALRIGLLQAGYNIIASIPGDFYMIDRIAQLQPDMIIIDAESDSRDVLEHMVLATRDAPRPIVLFTEDGNQSNMAAAMEAGVSAYVVAGLHAERIKPVLDVAMARFNADQKLRSELSDTKAKLAERKTIERAKGLLMERYHLSENDAYQKLRKQAMEKNLKLVDLAQRMLDVADLLG; from the coding sequence ATGACCAACCGTAAGCCTACAGATTCTGGTGCAACCCCACCCAGCCTCAAGATTGTGGTGGTGAACACGGTCGTCTTGCATGAGGATGAGCAAGACCCGCAGGTACAGGCGCAGTTGGCGCGCTCACGAGCCTTGCGCATTGGCTTACTGCAAGCTGGCTATAACATCATTGCCTCTATTCCAGGCGATTTCTACATGATAGATCGCATCGCGCAGTTACAGCCCGACATGATCATTATTGATGCAGAATCCGACTCACGCGATGTGCTGGAACACATGGTGCTGGCGACCCGCGACGCGCCCAGACCCATCGTCTTGTTCACCGAGGACGGCAATCAATCCAATATGGCTGCCGCGATGGAAGCGGGCGTTTCTGCCTATGTCGTCGCTGGCTTGCATGCCGAACGTATTAAGCCAGTGCTGGATGTTGCGATGGCGCGCTTCAATGCGGATCAAAAGTTGCGTTCCGAGCTGTCGGATACCAAGGCGAAGCTGGCAGAGCGCAAAACCATCGAACGCGCCAAAGGTTTGTTGATGGAGCGCTACCATTTGTCAGAGAACGATGCGTATCAAAAACTGCGCAAGCAAGCGATGGAAAAAAACCTGAAACTGGTCGATCTGGCGCAGCGTATGTTGGATGTCGCCGATCTTCTGGGCTGA